From one Dehalobacter sp. 12DCB1 genomic stretch:
- a CDS encoding response regulator transcription factor — MKTKILIAEDDTSIRQFLHILLSREGYDVKVVGDGTEVSAEYRNYKPDLLLLDIMMPGMDGFEVIRKIRKESNLPIIILTAKEDHADKISGLILGCDDYITKPFDSTELILRIKAVLRRVKEHGRLENIRDIVELPGLTINNTSRTTMVRSQEIDLTPKEYALLWLLANRPDQVFTKDLILNQIWETDYFGSDSVVASLVKRLREKIEPDAANPYYIKTVHGVGYKLGVKPL; from the coding sequence TTGAAAACAAAAATTCTGATTGCAGAAGATGACACCAGTATCCGGCAATTCTTGCATATCTTATTAAGCCGCGAAGGATATGATGTAAAGGTTGTTGGAGACGGTACGGAAGTCAGCGCGGAGTATCGGAATTACAAACCGGATCTGCTGTTGCTCGATATCATGATGCCCGGGATGGATGGATTTGAAGTCATCCGCAAAATACGGAAAGAAAGTAATCTGCCGATTATCATTTTAACGGCCAAGGAAGATCATGCAGATAAGATTTCCGGACTTATTTTAGGATGTGATGACTATATCACCAAGCCGTTTGACAGTACGGAGCTTATCTTACGTATTAAAGCGGTATTGCGCCGGGTTAAAGAACATGGGCGATTGGAAAACATTCGAGATATCGTGGAACTTCCTGGCCTGACGATTAATAATACCAGCCGCACAACCATGGTAAGAAGCCAGGAGATTGATCTGACCCCCAAGGAATATGCGCTTCTCTGGTTACTTGCCAACCGTCCTGATCAGGTCTTTACGAAAGACTTGATCCTTAACCAAATTTGGGAAACTGACTATTTTGGAAGTGATTCAGTCGTTGCCTCGCTGGTAAAACGTCTGCGGGAAAAGATTGAACCGGATGCTGCCAATCCCTATTACATCAAAACGGTACACGGAGTCGGATACAAACTGGGAGTGAAGCCCCTGTAA
- a CDS encoding histidine kinase dimerization/phospho-acceptor domain-containing protein, protein MVLDKSHEIRTYMTRIMSMTDLTLMTEVTDEQRDYLMIIKSSTKSLLKVFNEIVNEAKIQADKAIE, encoded by the coding sequence ATGGTCCTAGATAAGAGTCATGAAATCCGCACGTATATGACAAGAATCATGAGTATGACTGATTTGACACTGATGACGGAAGTCACGGATGAACAACGGGACTATTTGATGATCATAAAGTCATCGACAAAATCACTGCTGAAAGTATTCAATGAGATTGTGAATGAAGCAAAAATCCAGGCGGACAAAGCTATTGAGTGA
- a CDS encoding DoxX family protein, whose translation MSTAMKSYIDSVTAEMKNGKAAFLVIVFTIARLIYGFGWLTSGLHKLTWLSDGNIHSAGVITKLVANIAGPEVTRFDPLYMNKAFAWIANTFFLGMPGVTDTLVVIFEITIGISMILGFRIFWFAFIAMFMNTQFMASGSFNNFGYIWTNLAMLKFSKYAELIGIDGFLRARKGMNLLPNSVNHKLFNNV comes from the coding sequence ATGTCTACAGCAATGAAAAGTTATATTGATTCAGTAACAGCCGAAATGAAAAATGGGAAAGCAGCCTTTCTCGTCATTGTTTTTACCATCGCTAGACTTATCTATGGGTTTGGCTGGCTTACCTCTGGGCTTCACAAGTTAACATGGCTTTCTGATGGAAACATCCATTCGGCGGGGGTGATCACGAAGCTTGTTGCAAATATTGCCGGACCTGAAGTTACAAGGTTTGATCCGCTTTATATGAACAAAGCATTCGCCTGGATTGCCAACACTTTCTTCTTAGGTATGCCAGGAGTAACGGATACGCTCGTCGTTATATTTGAGATAACGATAGGTATCTCCATGATTCTTGGATTTAGAATTTTCTGGTTCGCCTTCATTGCCATGTTTATGAATACGCAATTCATGGCCAGTGGATCGTTTAACAACTTTGGTTATATCTGGACAAACTTAGCGATGCTGAAATTTTCAAAATATGCGGAGCTTATCGGAATCGATGGATTCTTAAGAGCTAGAAAGGGTATGAACTTATTACCAAATAGCGTTAACCACAAGCTGTTCAATAATGTATAG
- a CDS encoding response regulator codes for MEVLDLAVEEDDIKNEIRDSEIKVEEKPLTLLIVEDDEIIRIVIEKFSLRKGWKVVLAEDGYAALDAYQIQEFDVIVMDCQMPGLDGYQTTEAIRQLERQRGARTPIIAMTANALEGVRETCINAGMDDYLTKPVETNTFYEMVERWAKHDHK; via the coding sequence ATGGAGGTACTGGACTTGGCGGTGGAAGAAGATGATATAAAAAATGAAATCCGTGATTCCGAAATTAAGGTCGAAGAAAAGCCGTTAACGCTTCTCATTGTGGAGGACGATGAGATCATCCGGATTGTGATTGAAAAATTTTCCTTGCGCAAGGGCTGGAAAGTTGTTTTGGCAGAGGACGGGTATGCTGCCCTCGATGCTTATCAAATACAGGAATTTGATGTCATCGTGATGGATTGTCAGATGCCGGGATTAGATGGTTACCAGACAACGGAAGCAATCAGACAATTAGAGCGTCAGCGAGGCGCGCGCACACCCATTATCGCTATGACGGCTAATGCGTTAGAAGGGGTCAGGGAGACCTGTATTAACGCAGGAATGGATGATTATTTAACAAAGCCTGTCGAAACAAATACATTTTATGAAATGGTCGAGAGATGGGCAAAACATGATCACAAGTAA
- a CDS encoding DNA alkylation repair protein — protein sequence MSGTEEEIRRRLFELQDLKYKEFACKLMPTVNPETVIGVRTPALRKLARELAKTPEAAEFLQILPHAYYEENNLHGFLIETIRDYEDTTRAIDAFLPYIDNWATCDLISPKILKKHLPELYAKIKVWLVSGRTYTVRFGIGMLMSFYLDDDFRPETLELVAGIRSDEYYVNMMIAWYFATALAKQYEAALPYIQQQCLEKWTHNKAIQKAIESYRISDEAKAHLRTLKIRSI from the coding sequence ATGAGCGGTACAGAAGAAGAGATCCGGCGCCGGCTGTTTGAACTGCAGGATCTGAAATACAAAGAATTTGCATGCAAACTCATGCCGACGGTGAACCCGGAAACTGTGATCGGTGTTCGCACGCCGGCTCTGCGGAAGCTCGCCCGGGAGCTTGCCAAAACGCCGGAGGCTGCGGAGTTCCTCCAAATCCTGCCGCACGCGTATTATGAAGAAAATAACCTGCACGGTTTCCTGATTGAAACGATCAGGGATTATGAGGACACCACCCGTGCCATTGACGCGTTTCTGCCGTACATAGACAACTGGGCAACCTGCGACCTGATTTCACCGAAGATATTGAAAAAGCATCTGCCCGAGCTCTACGCAAAAATCAAAGTCTGGCTGGTATCCGGCCGGACCTATACGGTGCGCTTCGGGATCGGCATGCTGATGAGCTTCTATCTCGATGACGATTTCCGGCCGGAGACGCTGGAGCTTGTTGCAGGTATCCGGTCGGACGAATACTATGTTAACATGATGATCGCCTGGTATTTTGCCACGGCCTTGGCCAAACAGTACGAAGCGGCTTTGCCGTATATTCAGCAACAGTGTTTGGAGAAGTGGACGCACAACAAAGCTATCCAGAAAGCGATCGAGAGCTACCGGATTAGCGACGAAGCAAAGGCGCACCTGCGGACGCTGAAAATCCGATCTATCTGA
- a CDS encoding DUF3102 domain-containing protein — MRDLLTERTPPVIAAEINTIKQQTNKILLTSAVEVGKRLKEAKALLPYGEWGKWLEESVSYSQRTADRMMQIFDEYGAKLLVPSEDQEMLDSSPVTNLTYTQALILLGLPVEERDEFIAENDAGSMSSRQLQQAVSVRNQELAGKEDEDLLKVCAEQKDKISKLSDERDQAKKEATDNLQAVWAEQGNVLKLQRKLDVLENENDAAKRIAEIEYESRLLKLNLSMTQADARFELIAKGFEELFIAIKEMAAADPDACKLYITHANQLMSKAMNKLKRIEKTAMTAPKAPENPE; from the coding sequence ATGCGTGATTTACTGACAGAACGTACGCCGCCTGTGATAGCGGCTGAAATCAATACGATTAAACAACAAACCAATAAAATTCTGCTGACCAGCGCCGTCGAAGTAGGAAAACGTCTAAAGGAAGCCAAAGCGCTGCTGCCCTATGGAGAGTGGGGCAAATGGCTGGAGGAATCGGTAAGTTATTCTCAAAGAACTGCAGATAGGATGATGCAAATCTTCGATGAATATGGGGCTAAACTGCTTGTCCCATCCGAAGATCAGGAAATGTTAGATTCGTCACCGGTGACGAATCTAACCTACACCCAGGCCCTCATCCTTCTTGGGCTCCCGGTAGAGGAACGGGATGAGTTTATCGCTGAGAATGATGCAGGCAGCATGAGCAGCCGGCAGCTGCAACAGGCCGTATCTGTGAGAAACCAGGAGCTTGCCGGGAAAGAAGACGAAGACCTGCTGAAAGTCTGTGCTGAGCAAAAAGATAAAATCTCCAAATTATCCGATGAGCGTGATCAGGCGAAAAAAGAAGCTACAGATAACCTGCAAGCCGTCTGGGCCGAGCAGGGAAATGTATTGAAGCTGCAGCGGAAGCTTGACGTCCTGGAAAATGAAAATGATGCGGCCAAGCGCATCGCCGAGATAGAATACGAAAGCAGGCTCTTAAAACTCAACCTCTCCATGACCCAGGCGGACGCCCGCTTCGAGCTGATAGCCAAAGGATTCGAGGAACTCTTTATCGCCATCAAAGAAATGGCCGCAGCGGACCCGGATGCTTGCAAATTATATATCACCCATGCCAATCAGTTGATGTCTAAAGCGATGAACAAGTTAAAGCGCATCGAGAAAACGGCCATGACAGCTCCGAAAGCCCCGGAAAATCCTGAATAA
- a CDS encoding DUF1659 domain-containing protein has protein sequence MTLVVNTLDSVMATRYQTGTTAGGAPVLRQKSLTGVKATATDQDVYDVAVALSSLVDYPLTDIRRLKIFELTDE, from the coding sequence ATGACTTTAGTGGTAAACACGTTGGACTCCGTAATGGCGACCCGCTATCAGACAGGAACTACCGCCGGCGGCGCACCTGTTCTCCGGCAAAAAAGCCTGACCGGCGTTAAAGCAACGGCAACTGATCAGGACGTATACGATGTGGCTGTCGCTTTATCAAGCCTGGTGGATTATCCATTGACAGATATCCGCCGCCTAAAAATTTTTGAGCTGACCGATGAATAA
- a CDS encoding DUF2922 domain-containing protein has protein sequence MAITSQKVLRMVFTTVGGKAFTITLPQPKAGLTLAQVGTVMDLIMAKNIFATSSGDLTSKRDIKVVDTTTDDLYDPPQE, from the coding sequence ATGGCAATAACGAGCCAGAAAGTTTTAAGAATGGTATTTACGACCGTAGGTGGTAAGGCGTTTACCATTACCCTTCCCCAGCCAAAGGCAGGCCTTACGCTTGCCCAAGTCGGGACGGTCATGGACCTCATCATGGCAAAAAACATTTTTGCCACTTCCAGTGGGGATCTGACAAGCAAGAGAGATATTAAAGTGGTAGATACTACCACGGACGATCTCTACGATCCCCCCCAAGAATAA
- the dinD gene encoding DNA damage-inducible protein D: MTEIESYSEKTFEAIKHLTTEGIEFWYARELKVVLEYQQWRSFTDVIERAKIACQNSGYLVADHFAEIRKMVDIGSGAEREIEDIMLSRYACYLIVQNGDSRKKVIAIGQTYFAVKTRQQELIENYDQLNEEQKRLAIRNEMIVHNKSLAEAAKEAGVVEAKDYAVFQNKGYQGLYGGFGVKEIHERKGLKKSQKILDHMGSTELAANLFRATQTDEKLRRENVKGKDKANQTHFQVGQKVRQTIKELGGTMPEDLPTPGKSIQQIEKEHKGRDMEIK, translated from the coding sequence ATGACTGAGATTGAAAGTTATTCTGAAAAAACTTTTGAGGCTATCAAACATTTGACTACAGAGGGTATTGAGTTTTGGTATGCCAGAGAGTTAAAGGTTGTATTGGAATATCAACAATGGAGGAGTTTTACCGATGTAATAGAGCGTGCAAAGATCGCTTGCCAAAATAGCGGCTATCTTGTTGCAGACCATTTTGCGGAGATCCGCAAAATGGTTGATATCGGTTCAGGTGCTGAACGAGAGATAGAAGATATAATGCTTTCCCGTTATGCATGTTATTTAATTGTTCAAAATGGAGACTCTCGAAAAAAAGTGATTGCAATTGGACAAACTTATTTTGCCGTAAAGACACGTCAGCAAGAATTAATTGAGAACTATGATCAGTTGAATGAAGAACAGAAGCGTTTAGCAATCCGCAACGAGATGATAGTTCATAATAAGTCTTTAGCTGAGGCGGCAAAAGAGGCCGGCGTTGTTGAAGCAAAGGATTATGCGGTTTTTCAAAATAAAGGGTACCAAGGATTGTATGGTGGCTTTGGGGTGAAAGAAATCCATGAACGCAAAGGCTTAAAGAAAAGCCAAAAAATACTCGACCATATGGGAAGCACCGAATTAGCGGCAAATCTATTCCGAGCTACTCAAACAGATGAAAAATTGAGAAGAGAGAATGTTAAAGGAAAAGATAAAGCCAATCAGACTCATTTTCAAGTAGGACAAAAGGTAAGGCAAACGATTAAAGAATTGGGAGGAACCATGCCGGAGGATTTGCCAACACCGGGGAAGAGCATTCAACAAATTGAGAAGGAACATAAGGGTAGGGATATGGAGATAAAATAA
- a CDS encoding YafY family protein, producing the protein MKVDRLVSIIMILLDKERIGAQELADMFEVSPRTIYRDIDTINLAGIPVRATSGVGGGFEIMQKYKIDRKVFSTTDLSAILMGLSSLSNMIRGDELVNALAKVKSFIPADRAKDIELKANQMYIDLSPWMGNRNIQSYLEMIKTALQESKLLSFEYADRYGNKTARTAEPYQLVLKSSHWYLQGYCHKRNDFRLFKLSRTSNLQIQEEFFTPRDYQKPQLDFTDILATMQTKIKIRIHKSVMDRVLDYCTYEHFSPHGDEHYIVSFPFIENEYYYNILFSFGDKCECLEPLHIRTEMKRRIHAIATLYES; encoded by the coding sequence ATGAAGGTTGACAGGCTTGTTAGCATTATTATGATACTCCTTGATAAAGAGCGTATAGGCGCACAGGAGTTAGCAGATATGTTTGAAGTGTCACCCCGCACAATCTACCGCGACATAGACACTATCAACCTGGCGGGTATTCCTGTTCGCGCAACATCGGGAGTGGGCGGCGGCTTTGAAATCATGCAGAAATACAAGATTGATAGAAAGGTTTTTTCGACTACCGACCTTTCCGCTATCTTGATGGGGCTTTCCAGTCTTTCCAACATGATACGAGGGGATGAACTGGTAAACGCCCTTGCGAAAGTCAAGAGTTTTATCCCCGCCGATAGAGCGAAAGACATTGAATTAAAAGCAAATCAAATGTATATCGATTTAAGTCCGTGGATGGGCAACAGGAACATACAATCCTATTTAGAAATGATCAAAACAGCTTTGCAGGAAAGTAAGCTGCTTTCGTTTGAATATGCAGACCGCTACGGAAATAAAACCGCACGAACAGCCGAGCCTTATCAGCTTGTATTGAAAAGTAGTCATTGGTACTTACAAGGGTATTGCCATAAAAGAAATGATTTTCGCTTATTCAAACTATCCCGCACATCAAACCTACAAATACAAGAGGAATTTTTTACGCCACGAGATTACCAAAAACCGCAGTTGGATTTCACTGATATTTTGGCAACGATGCAAACAAAAATCAAAATTCGTATTCATAAATCTGTCATGGACAGGGTGCTTGATTATTGCACTTATGAACACTTTTCGCCACACGGTGATGAGCATTACATTGTTAGTTTTCCTTTCATAGAGAACGAATACTACTACAATATTCTTTTCAGTTTCGGGGATAAATGCGAGTGTTTAGAGCCGTTACATATCCGCACAGAAATGAAGCGTAGAATACATGCTATAGCTACCTTATACGAAAGCTAG